GTGTTGTAGAAGCAATCTCACTACGATGGCTTATTACAATTTAACAAACTTTGTTGACGTTTcaagcaacaaaaaaaaaaaaagaaaaggaaaaatcatGGAAATTAAAGACTTTAGGAAGATTTCAGGGAGCTCTGCATGGGAATTAAGGACCATGGGAGGGAGGATCATTAAGTACTGAGAAAATCAGATGGCAGGAAACATCTACAAATTTTAGTTACATGTCGGTAAGTAACGCATTctgcttaaaattttgtatctGAACACAAAAACCACGTTGGTACTACTTTTacttctttctttaatttcattaatcaGAAAAAGTACGAGGTTAGTTTTCAGTGGAAGAAAAGAAACGTTTTGATTCCAACGATACCTTGCCTCATCAAATCCACAATAAACCATTCAAGTTGCCAGTTGAATTTTATAGTCCAGTAGTAAGTAATTTCATCAGAATCATAATAACTTCTACATATATTGCAACAAATATGCCAGTTCAGAAGAGAATAAATTCAAGAAAGCCTAAAGAATTTAGAACACTGAAAATTTAGTTAACTTGGAGTCATTATATTTTAGGCATACCTTCTTCTCAGCTGTCAACTTTAGCTTCTGCCAGAACTTATCTGTCAAAAAGAATACATGCATGTAAACAAAAAAGTTGCAAGACTATATttcgaaaaaagaaaatgtaagcCGTCCATTATTTCCCCAAAGTTTAACATATAAAGGGATCAATTGACAACAGATCAAAATTCTTATCCATACAGTTTTATGGAGATATTTTATTCTATGGACTGTGTGTAATAACTTACCGTGCAGATCAGTTCCTTgattctctgtttcttttctttcatcatGCCATGCATCTTGCCAGTCCTTAATCTGTTTAGCAAATGAAAAACATGACAAGCTAGCATATAACGGAGACATTTCAACGGAATACTACAAACATTGATCAATTATAGAAAGAGGAGTAAGGGGATGAATCAGTTTTAGTAAATACCGCCTCATTTGATGCTGAACAAGAAGCTGCTTGTCTAGATGAAGCAGACTCGGCCTGAAACATTTAAAGATAATTTCAAGCAAAATGAATCTAAAAATTTAGTATCAGAATGACTGCTGTCATAGCCGTAAACATTATTGCATGCATCAACAGCTTTCAGTTATAAAAATcggaaattacataattaaactagaAAACTGCCACCCGTCAAGCAATTTGTGAATGCAACTAAAGCCAAGTAAGAATCTCAGATGTTTCTATTCAATAGTGAgacaattaaatccttaaacaGCTTAAAAAGGCATCATTTTGACAACATCGAGCAAAAACATTAGCACTAATAGAATTGGTTTATGCTTAAGTCCCGTAAAAACCCTTACAATACTCTCTTTCCAAATACAGATGCATGAAACACACAGATCATCAATCAAATCCAAGAAAAGGTCGTCACAATCACAAAAAAACCGATTTAAATATGGTAAGACATAAGATTATTATAGCACTGAAACAAAACGAGGATCTCTCAGAACGTTTTACATTGTGGAACTAACGCAATTCACAAACCTTAAACCTATCAATTCAGGgcggaaaaagaagaaaaaaaaaggtgaaattgAGGGAAAAGATCGATGAGAGAGCCAGAGATAAATGAACAACAAAAGAATGATTAGAATTAGAAAATGGTGTAGAAAAAATAAAGAGGGGTTTTGAAATTTACATGGTAATCACCAGATCGAACAACAGGGAAGAGATCAAGAAGGCGCCGAAATTCTTGTTCATCCATGTCTCCCAGCTGTTTGAGAATAATCCTCAATAATTTGTATCTCCTTTTGACTGAA
The window above is part of the Gossypium raimondii isolate GPD5lz chromosome 9, ASM2569854v1, whole genome shotgun sequence genome. Proteins encoded here:
- the LOC105799326 gene encoding uncharacterized protein LOC105799326, which translates into the protein MDEQEFRRLLDLFPVVRSGDYHAESASSRQAASCSASNEAIKDWQDAWHDERKETENQGTDLHDKFWQKLKLTAEKKVGAAEADKLCKAFQHVHRKLVYEGLSFEAAQKFLNS